The Candidatus Hydrogenedentota bacterium region GCCGTCAGCGGGGGCTATGGTTCCGACGCTAAACAGGCCGAAACCAAGGACTTTGAGGGTATTTACGCGGGGCAATCCGCCGAACTCGGCCGAAAGGCCCGCCGCGTTCAGTCCCGCAATCTGGCCTTGGTAACGAGCCGGTTCCCACAGGCCGTACACGATGCCGTGATGTTCGGCTGCGTCGCCGGCCGCGAAAATGTCGGCATGCGACGTCGTCAAGTGCGCATCCACAACAATGCCCTGGTTGACTTCCAGTCCGGCTTTGCGGGCGAGGTGGCTGTTGGATCGAATGCCGGCGGCCACGACCACGCCTTCGGCCGGCAGACGCGATCCGTCGGCCAACCGCACCGACTGCACACGGCCGTTTCCCTCGAACGCCGACGTCTGCCGCTGATAGAGAACCTCGATGCCTTTTCCGGTCACGAACGCATGGAGACGTTCGGCGGCGAAAGCGTCCAACTGCCGGGGCAGAAGCCAACCGAAATTTTCCACGACCGTGACCCGTGCGCCGCGCCGGGCAAGGGCGCCGGCGGTTTCCAGGCCGAGAATTCCGCCGCCGATGACGACCCACGGCGCGCCGGGCCGGATGGTGTCCAGTATGCGATCGGCGTCGCCGCGCGTGCGCAACGCCGTGACGCCCTCCAGCGCGGATCCCTCGATGGGCGGCATGAATGGATGTGCGCCGCAGGCCAAGACCAATTTGTCGTAGGGTTCGGAAACGCCGTTTGCCAATTGGACGGCATGGCCGGCGGGATCGATGCCCGCGACCTCCTCACCGAGCAACAGGCGAACGCCTTGTTCCGAGTACCAAGCATCCGGATGGACGGGCAGGCTGTCCGCGCCGATTTCGCCGGCAAGGTAGCGTGTCAGGTTGAGCCGGTAATACGGCGGCGCGGACTCTTTGCTTATCAGCGTGATGCGGGCGTCCGGGCGCGCCCCACGGATGGATTCCGCCGCGGCGAGTCCTGCAATGCCCCCGCCCACAATCACGAAACGGAGCGCGCCCGTATGGGTTTGCGAAGGTTCCGGGTTGGCGGCGTCGTCGAGAGGCCCGAAATCGTCCGCCGGGGCGCCGCATACCGGACAGGCGTCCGGCGGCGATCCGCCCGCGTGGACGTAAGAGCAAATAAGGCATCGCCATTGGCCGGATTTCGGTTTGGGCGGTTTGGGTGTGTCCGCTTGCCGCTCGAAATCGGACGACGGCGCACCGCATACCGGGCAGGTCTCCGGCGGCGTTTCACCCCGATGAACATAACCGCAAACCGTGCATACCCACGCCACCGAACCATTCATGACGGAGCCCTCCCCGTTCCATTTGAAAAACAAATTACCATTCCGTGTGACGCCGAATTCCGGTTCGGCCGATCCGCCAAAGCCCATGCCGAATCGAAATTCGGCGCTACAGGCCACCGCGCGCTTATTCCACCTCGAAAAAACGTTCCTTCGGAACACCGCACACCGGACAGCGGTCGGGCACGGAACCCACGACGGTGTTTCCGCAGACATTGCACACGTAAATGGGCGCAGCCTGCAGATCGCCGCCGCCTTCAAGCGCGGTCAAGGCGCCGCCGTACATTCCGTGATGGATTTCCTCGACAGCCATGGCGTTTTTGAACGAGGCCAGCGCGGCGTTGTGGCCTTCCTTTTCCGCTTCGGCGATGAATTCCGGATACATGACCTGAAACTCGTGACCCTCGCCCGCGATGGCCGCGCGGAGATTGTCTGCCGTAC contains the following coding sequences:
- a CDS encoding FAD-dependent oxidoreductase yields the protein MNGSVAWVCTVCGYVHRGETPPETCPVCGAPSSDFERQADTPKPPKPKSGQWRCLICSYVHAGGSPPDACPVCGAPADDFGPLDDAANPEPSQTHTGALRFVIVGGGIAGLAAAESIRGARPDARITLISKESAPPYYRLNLTRYLAGEIGADSLPVHPDAWYSEQGVRLLLGEEVAGIDPAGHAVQLANGVSEPYDKLVLACGAHPFMPPIEGSALEGVTALRTRGDADRILDTIRPGAPWVVIGGGILGLETAGALARRGARVTVVENFGWLLPRQLDAFAAERLHAFVTGKGIEVLYQRQTSAFEGNGRVQSVRLADGSRLPAEGVVVAAGIRSNSHLARKAGLEVNQGIVVDAHLTTSHADIFAAGDAAEHHGIVYGLWEPARYQGQIAGLNAAGLSAEFGGLPRVNTLKVLGFGLFSVGTIAPADGSYTVIRDETGEGCRVFLFHDNALVGAILVGDTRLSAELAKAVKTRRDCSALLRANPSATDVAAFFSGEQA
- a CDS encoding rubrerythrin family protein; translated protein: MATMDNLAAAFAGESQANRKYLAYAKKAEDEGYPQIAKLFRAAAAAETVHAHAHLRVMGGVKGTADNLRAAIAGEGHEFQVMYPEFIAEAEKEGHNAALASFKNAMAVEEIHHGMYGGALTALEGGGDLQAAPIYVCNVCGNTVVGSVPDRCPVCGVPKERFFEVE